A genome region from Desulfobotulus pelophilus includes the following:
- the cutA gene encoding divalent-cation tolerance protein CutA translates to MVQWIYMTAGDKSEAEMLAKVLVEEGLAACVNIFSGARSFYMWEGRFEEGEEYVMIAKTTRAVFPRLRDRVVDLHSYECPCILALNVTDGHQPFMEWISGEVA, encoded by the coding sequence ATGGTTCAGTGGATATATATGACCGCGGGGGACAAATCAGAGGCTGAAATGCTGGCAAAAGTACTGGTCGAAGAAGGTCTGGCCGCCTGTGTGAATATTTTTTCCGGGGCTCGTTCCTTCTATATGTGGGAAGGAAGGTTCGAAGAGGGTGAAGAGTATGTGATGATAGCGAAAACCACCCGCGCTGTTTTTCCAAGACTTCGGGACAGGGTTGTTGACCTTCATTCCTATGAGTGTCCCTGTATCCTTGCCCTGAATGTAACGGACGGCCACCAGCCCTTTATGGAATGGATTTCCGGTGAGGTCGCCTGA
- a CDS encoding IscA/HesB family protein, with product MFTVTPEAQKEVSVFFEGKEVQPIRIFIHGGGCGGPMVAMALDEEKDNDVRFDIGGIPYVVEKDLFEAGKPFEVAFNGMGFAVNSSLQLEAGGGGCSGCSSSGSCGC from the coding sequence ATGTTTACAGTAACGCCCGAAGCGCAAAAAGAAGTGTCGGTATTTTTTGAGGGAAAAGAGGTGCAGCCTATCCGTATCTTTATCCATGGCGGTGGTTGCGGCGGTCCCATGGTGGCCATGGCATTGGATGAGGAAAAAGATAATGATGTTCGGTTTGACATTGGGGGTATTCCCTATGTTGTTGAAAAGGATTTGTTTGAGGCTGGAAAACCCTTTGAGGTTGCATTTAACGGCATGGGTTTTGCCGTGAACTCCAGCCTTCAGCTGGAGGCTGGGGGGGGGGGATGCTCCGGGTGCAGCTCTTCCGGTTCCTGCGGCTGCTGA
- a CDS encoding (deoxy)nucleoside triphosphate pyrophosphohydrolase gives MTFLPGLTGLVQAVREATLTKHMDVAAAVFTCRDKVLIARRAPGQNHGGQWEFPGGKIRNGESPMACLHREIQEELGVTIHQTSFFMNSQWSYPSATVNLFVFIVHSFSPTFHLHVHDATQWVMPCELETFDLLEADIAVAKALQNQKDICRLSVSRCPSSNFHNT, from the coding sequence ATGACATTTCTCCCGGGCCTTACCGGCCTCGTACAGGCTGTGAGGGAGGCTACCCTGACTAAGCATATGGACGTTGCCGCAGCAGTCTTCACCTGCAGAGACAAAGTACTCATTGCCCGCAGAGCTCCTGGTCAGAATCATGGGGGACAGTGGGAATTCCCGGGCGGTAAAATCCGCAATGGGGAGAGCCCTATGGCCTGCCTTCACCGAGAGATTCAAGAAGAACTGGGAGTCACCATTCACCAGACCAGTTTTTTCATGAACTCCCAGTGGTCATACCCCAGTGCCACCGTCAATCTCTTCGTATTTATCGTACACAGCTTCAGCCCCACCTTCCATCTTCACGTCCATGATGCCACACAATGGGTAATGCCCTGTGAACTTGAAACGTTTGACCTTCTTGAAGCGGATATTGCCGTAGCCAAAGCACTACAAAACCAAAAAGACATCTGCCGACTTTCGGTCAGCAGATGTCCTTCTTCAAACTTTCACAACACTTGA
- a CDS encoding sigma-54-dependent transcriptional regulator, with amino-acid sequence MTSITILIISRDPEIHATLQEAMDGNPICSPDVTTGSKAARECLLAQGYDLIIIDDRNTGPPSGDILQEIAALRPAPTVILIRPEASVLQGLLPNEPLIHEIIGWPPSPASLQSCLRRALERCLLISEKNKLEQHCRCHTIFSNIAGHSTSMKELMDTLTSLAEGKGSILITGESGTGKELAARALHSLSERSAGPFRRLHCPSMSEDSLLEDLCPSSATKKTETSFEKAKGGTLFLDEIANIGPAVQEHLEYLMTAGPPDTPRILMSTNQDLSSKTETKLFRSSLYEKIRAGHLHLPPLRKRPEDIPPLAHYLLEKQCHKLKKPGKSIAPELMKRLMAHPWEGNIRELENTIIHGILFSSTQKIGTEDVQLSGPRPVGPCSAALHQANYKDAKEEALKGFNQIYIGRLLKRSKGNISLAARACGLERQALQQIMKRYDISPGPYRPRTGCEGGYPD; translated from the coding sequence GTGACCTCTATAACCATTCTTATCATCAGCAGGGATCCGGAAATCCATGCAACATTGCAGGAAGCCATGGACGGTAACCCTATCTGTTCTCCTGATGTCACAACAGGATCGAAGGCAGCCAGAGAGTGCCTTCTGGCTCAGGGTTATGATCTCATCATCATCGATGATCGCAATACCGGGCCTCCTTCAGGTGATATTCTTCAGGAAATCGCAGCTCTCCGCCCTGCCCCCACGGTCATCCTCATAAGGCCGGAAGCCTCTGTTCTGCAGGGCCTGCTGCCCAATGAACCCCTTATTCATGAAATTATCGGATGGCCGCCATCTCCTGCCAGTCTGCAATCCTGCCTTCGAAGGGCACTGGAGCGCTGTTTGCTGATAAGCGAAAAGAACAAACTGGAGCAGCACTGCCGCTGCCATACAATCTTTTCCAATATTGCAGGACATTCTACATCGATGAAAGAGCTTATGGACACCCTTACCTCGCTTGCAGAGGGAAAAGGAAGCATACTGATTACGGGTGAATCCGGAACGGGCAAGGAACTCGCAGCCCGCGCACTTCACAGCCTGAGCGAACGCTCTGCCGGCCCATTCCGGCGGCTACACTGCCCCAGCATGTCTGAAGATTCTCTTCTGGAAGATCTCTGTCCATCCTCAGCAACAAAAAAAACTGAAACCTCTTTTGAAAAAGCAAAAGGTGGCACCCTTTTTCTCGATGAAATCGCTAATATCGGTCCTGCGGTACAAGAACACTTGGAATACTTAATGACAGCTGGCCCTCCGGACACTCCCCGAATTCTGATGTCCACCAATCAGGATTTATCCAGCAAAACTGAAACCAAGCTCTTCCGCTCATCTCTTTATGAAAAAATCAGAGCAGGCCATCTGCACCTGCCCCCCCTTAGGAAGAGGCCGGAAGACATTCCCCCTCTTGCCCACTATCTTCTGGAAAAACAATGCCATAAGCTAAAAAAACCTGGCAAGAGTATCGCACCGGAACTGATGAAGCGCCTCATGGCACACCCGTGGGAAGGCAATATTCGCGAGCTTGAAAATACGATTATTCACGGTATCCTTTTTTCCAGTACTCAAAAAATCGGAACGGAGGATGTTCAACTTTCCGGGCCCAGGCCCGTTGGCCCCTGCTCCGCCGCCCTGCATCAAGCCAATTACAAGGATGCGAAAGAAGAAGCCCTGAAAGGTTTCAATCAAATTTACATTGGCCGACTGCTAAAGCGCAGCAAAGGAAATATCAGCCTTGCTGCACGGGCCTGCGGGCTTGAACGGCAGGCCCTGCAACAAATCATGAAGCGCTATGACATTTCTCCCGGGCCTTACCGGCCTCGTACAGGCTGTGAGGGAGGCTACCCTGACTAA
- a CDS encoding DUF169 domain-containing protein, with amino-acid sequence MTYKEALHYLIFSYRLDFDPAGLIFVPNSCNPDNLPVSHTTRNKLTFCQYITAARQARYSLFMPMKRVLCKNAQLVFGFRNIEDATDKKAHIKYLIDPELSLQAAKDKAQLPTDQYQGVFVAPVDTFDTLKQTPDLVYLMVLPFQGYHILNDYMAATGKTHLDFRHTPNSAVCGGCVWSYLNRTANMNTMCAGSKASGKTEMGYMNLVLPGPDFLPTVEQSRRREAANGGTSLVGRGDHPWPGLDSCQGCPIFRFDPVDSASTPSPCS; translated from the coding sequence ATGACTTACAAAGAAGCACTGCACTATCTTATTTTTTCTTACAGACTGGACTTTGATCCCGCCGGTCTTATTTTTGTTCCGAACTCATGTAATCCTGATAATTTACCTGTCAGCCATACGACCCGCAACAAACTCACCTTCTGTCAGTACATCACGGCTGCCCGTCAGGCTCGCTATTCCCTTTTCATGCCCATGAAACGCGTTCTGTGCAAAAATGCGCAGCTGGTTTTCGGATTCCGCAACATAGAAGACGCTACTGATAAAAAAGCACACATTAAATATCTCATAGACCCGGAACTTTCTCTGCAGGCCGCAAAAGACAAGGCCCAACTCCCCACGGATCAATATCAGGGAGTATTTGTGGCTCCCGTGGACACCTTTGACACCCTTAAGCAAACCCCAGATCTTGTCTACTTGATGGTGCTTCCATTTCAAGGCTATCACATACTCAATGATTATATGGCTGCTACAGGTAAAACCCATCTGGATTTTCGCCACACGCCTAATTCCGCCGTATGCGGTGGCTGCGTATGGAGCTACCTGAACCGCACGGCTAATATGAACACCATGTGTGCCGGATCCAAAGCTTCGGGTAAAACAGAAATGGGCTACATGAATCTTGTGCTTCCCGGTCCTGACTTCCTTCCGACTGTTGAACAGTCCCGCAGAAGAGAAGCTGCCAACGGCGGTACATCCCTTGTGGGAAGGGGGGATCACCCATGGCCCGGCCTGGATTCCTGCCAGGGATGTCCCATATTCCGTTTCGATCCCGTAGACTCCGCCTCCACGCCATCACCCTGCTCCTGA
- a CDS encoding NADH-quinone oxidoreductase subunit A codes for MLIEEQSLIEFMYIMLFLGVGFMAAFAPFIVAWLLGPKRKETPSHGSNYECGMEPYGQAWDFRYGVAYYLYALIFLAFDVDILFLFPVATAFHEASPLRAVVEFIIFVGILSLAIVYAWVKGVFNWQRRNNL; via the coding sequence ATGCTGATTGAAGAGCAATCGCTTATTGAATTTATGTATATCATGCTCTTTCTTGGGGTAGGATTCATGGCCGCTTTTGCGCCTTTTATTGTTGCATGGCTGCTGGGTCCCAAACGAAAAGAAACCCCGAGTCATGGCAGCAACTATGAGTGTGGCATGGAGCCCTACGGGCAAGCATGGGATTTTCGCTACGGTGTGGCCTACTATCTGTATGCCCTCATTTTTCTGGCCTTTGATGTGGATATTCTTTTCCTGTTTCCCGTAGCGACTGCTTTCCATGAAGCCTCGCCTCTGCGGGCTGTTGTTGAGTTTATAATATTTGTGGGAATTCTGTCCCTTGCCATCGTTTATGCCTGGGTCAAAGGAGTCTTCAATTGGCAGAGAAGGAACAATTTATAA
- a CDS encoding NADH-quinone oxidoreductase subunit B yields the protein MAEKEQFISLDAHVAELAGRLQGDAGAVMTAPGPLMRLELADHIVRLCQANSLWPMTFGLACCAIEMMAVGMARFDISRYGAEVFRPSPRQSDLMIVAGTVNKKMAEAVVTLYEQMAYPKWVIAMGNCAISGGPFAVEGNYTVVEGVDKLIPVDVYVPGCPPRPEGLIEGILKLQEKISGSRHPFPQNRHPKKGKIS from the coding sequence TTGGCAGAGAAGGAACAATTTATAAGTCTTGACGCCCACGTGGCGGAACTGGCAGGTCGGCTGCAAGGCGATGCAGGAGCGGTTATGACAGCTCCCGGTCCTCTTATGCGCCTTGAGCTTGCCGATCATATCGTGCGTCTTTGTCAGGCCAACTCTCTCTGGCCCATGACCTTTGGTCTTGCCTGCTGCGCCATTGAAATGATGGCTGTGGGTATGGCCCGTTTTGATATTTCCCGCTACGGAGCAGAGGTCTTCCGGCCTTCTCCGAGGCAAAGTGATCTTATGATCGTTGCCGGAACGGTGAATAAAAAAATGGCGGAAGCCGTGGTTACCCTTTATGAGCAGATGGCATATCCGAAGTGGGTAATTGCCATGGGAAACTGTGCCATATCCGGAGGTCCTTTTGCCGTTGAAGGGAATTATACAGTTGTGGAAGGGGTAGACAAGCTCATTCCGGTGGATGTGTATGTGCCGGGTTGCCCCCCACGGCCTGAAGGCCTCATTGAAGGAATTCTGAAACTTCAGGAAAAAATTTCAGGAAGCCGCCATCCTTTCCCCCAGAACCGCCATCCGAAAAAGGGGAAAATATCATGA